From a single Bacillus sp. NEB1478 genomic region:
- a CDS encoding NUDIX hydrolase: protein MAYYEELRKHVGSSPLILPGSVVIITNEKDEILLQHRRDGGWGLPGGLMELGESFEETAKREVKEETGLDIDDLAQLHVYSGADHYLQAPNGDEMYCVTAVYTAGKVNGELSIDEDESYEFRYFASDQLPEGLLKGARKYIALFLEHKEKNRTNR from the coding sequence ATGGCTTATTATGAAGAATTGCGCAAACATGTCGGAAGCTCACCACTCATTTTACCTGGTTCAGTCGTAATTATAACGAACGAGAAAGATGAGATCTTATTGCAGCATCGAAGAGATGGAGGCTGGGGACTGCCTGGCGGATTGATGGAGCTTGGTGAAAGCTTTGAAGAAACAGCAAAGCGCGAAGTAAAAGAAGAGACCGGACTCGATATCGATGATTTAGCACAACTGCACGTATACTCGGGTGCTGACCATTATTTACAGGCTCCGAATGGTGATGAAATGTACTGTGTAACAGCTGTTTATACAGCTGGTAAAGTGAATGGCGAATTATCGATTGATGAGGATGAATCTTATGAATTTCGCTATTTTGCATCAGACCAGCTTCCAGAGGGTTTATTAAAAGGGGCTCGTAAATACATTGCTTTATTTCTTGAACATAAAGAAAAGAACAGAACGAACCGGTAA
- a CDS encoding GNAT family N-acetyltransferase encodes MKVTRYSSITAFYEDAETFLLSQEDRAAIMLGNTIRFKDKEWKEEEPFLATVKENGKIMLAAMLVPPYAMLLLEKEEAEGIAAVPYLIDYLIKEDYAIHKIVSPKMVGKAFSEQWTKKNSLEEKVLMDLRLYTLKSVIQPAASNGKLRQATADDLVFLTDWVKDMTAVTSQILTRTEAEELAKARIENGSLFIWEEGGRAVSMAAKARPNIRGVSVNLVYTPKEWRGKGYASALVAALSDRLLKEGYEFCTLYTDLANPTSNKIYQNIGYVPVCDYIELKFNQNGTEKPA; translated from the coding sequence ATGAAAGTTACACGGTATTCATCGATAACTGCTTTTTATGAAGATGCAGAAACCTTTTTGCTCAGCCAAGAGGATAGAGCGGCAATCATGCTTGGAAATACAATACGTTTTAAAGATAAAGAATGGAAAGAAGAAGAACCGTTCTTAGCCACAGTGAAAGAGAACGGGAAGATTATGCTGGCGGCAATGCTCGTCCCGCCGTATGCGATGCTGTTGCTTGAAAAAGAGGAAGCAGAGGGTATCGCTGCCGTTCCTTATCTCATTGACTATTTAATAAAAGAAGATTATGCAATCCATAAAATCGTATCTCCGAAAATGGTAGGCAAAGCTTTTTCTGAACAATGGACGAAAAAGAATAGTTTAGAAGAAAAAGTACTCATGGATCTCAGACTCTATACACTGAAGTCGGTCATACAGCCTGCTGCAAGTAATGGTAAACTGCGACAGGCGACAGCAGATGACTTGGTTTTTTTAACGGATTGGGTGAAAGATATGACCGCAGTAACGAGCCAGATCCTTACCAGAACGGAAGCAGAAGAATTGGCAAAAGCAAGAATAGAGAATGGCTCTCTTTTCATATGGGAAGAAGGGGGGCGGGCTGTTTCAATGGCAGCAAAAGCGAGACCGAATATAAGAGGCGTGTCTGTTAACCTTGTTTATACGCCTAAAGAGTGGAGAGGAAAAGGCTATGCGAGTGCACTTGTAGCTGCGTTGAGCGATCGTCTTTTAAAAGAAGGTTATGAATTTTGCACATTGTATACGGATCTCGCCAATCCAACCTCTAATAAAATCTATCAAAACATCGGATATGTTCCGGTATGTGACTATATCGAATTGAAGTTTAATCAAAATGGAACAGAGAAACCGGCCTAA
- a CDS encoding glycine--tRNA ligase, with protein MSKNMETITNHAKHRGFVFPGSEIYGGLANTWDYGPLGVELKNNVKKAWWKKFVQESPYNVGLDAAILMNPRTWEASGHIGNFNDPMMDCKNCKARHRADKLIEDAAEKEGKEIIVDGLPFEKMEELVKEYNIACPECGSHDFTSIRQFNLMFKTHQGVTESSSNEIYMRPETAQGIFVNFKNVQRTMRKKLPFGIAQIGKSFRNEITPGNFTFRTREFEQMELEFFCKPCEEIEWFNYWKDTAEKWLKSLGMTDENLRLRDHNEDELSHYSNATTDFEYKFPFGWGELWGVASRTDFDLKRHMEFSGEDFNYIDQETNDRYVPYCIEPSLGADRVTLAFLIDAYEDEELEDGTSRTVMHLHPALAPFKAAILPLSKKLSEEATEVFGSLAKDFMVDYDETGSIGKRYRRQDEIGTPFCITYDFDSKEDGMVTVRDRDTMEQTRVKIADLKSFIEEKVQF; from the coding sequence ATGTCCAAAAACATGGAAACAATCACAAATCATGCGAAACACCGCGGTTTTGTATTTCCGGGATCTGAAATTTACGGCGGTCTTGCGAATACATGGGATTACGGTCCTCTAGGTGTTGAGTTAAAGAACAACGTGAAAAAAGCTTGGTGGAAGAAGTTTGTACAAGAATCTCCTTATAACGTAGGTCTAGATGCAGCGATTCTGATGAACCCTCGCACATGGGAAGCATCTGGCCACATCGGTAACTTCAATGATCCGATGATGGATTGCAAAAACTGTAAAGCGCGCCACCGTGCTGATAAATTGATTGAAGATGCTGCTGAAAAAGAAGGAAAAGAAATTATCGTAGATGGTCTTCCATTCGAAAAGATGGAAGAACTCGTTAAAGAATACAATATCGCTTGTCCGGAATGCGGCAGCCATGACTTTACAAGCATCCGCCAGTTCAACTTGATGTTCAAGACACACCAAGGTGTAACAGAATCCAGCTCAAACGAAATCTACATGCGTCCTGAAACAGCACAAGGTATTTTCGTAAACTTCAAAAACGTTCAGCGTACGATGCGCAAAAAGCTTCCGTTCGGTATTGCACAAATCGGAAAAAGCTTCCGTAACGAAATCACGCCAGGTAACTTCACGTTCCGTACACGTGAATTCGAACAAATGGAGCTTGAGTTTTTCTGTAAGCCATGCGAGGAAATTGAGTGGTTCAACTATTGGAAAGATACTGCTGAAAAATGGCTGAAGTCACTAGGTATGACAGATGAAAACCTTCGTCTTCGTGACCACAATGAAGATGAGCTTTCTCATTACTCAAATGCGACGACGGACTTTGAATACAAATTCCCGTTCGGCTGGGGCGAGCTTTGGGGTGTAGCATCCCGAACTGACTTTGACTTGAAGCGCCACATGGAATTCTCCGGTGAAGACTTTAACTATATCGATCAAGAAACGAACGACCGCTATGTTCCTTATTGCATCGAGCCTTCATTAGGTGCTGACCGCGTAACATTAGCATTCTTGATTGATGCTTATGAAGACGAAGAGCTAGAAGACGGCACGAGCAGAACGGTCATGCACCTGCATCCCGCACTTGCTCCATTTAAAGCAGCAATTTTGCCATTATCTAAAAAGCTATCTGAAGAAGCAACGGAAGTGTTTGGTTCACTAGCGAAAGACTTTATGGTTGATTACGATGAAACGGGATCGATCGGTAAACGTTACCGCCGTCAGGATGAGATCGGTACACCGTTCTGTATCACCTACGACTTTGATTCAAAAGAAGACGGCATGGTTACAGTTCGTGACCGTGACACGATGGAACAAACGCGTGTAAAGATTGCAGACCTTAAGAGCTTTATTGAAGAAAAAGTACAATTTTAA
- a CDS encoding hemolysin III family protein — protein MGTHVFSKREEIANAITHGLGVLLSVAVTSILLVFAVWKGTAVHIVSFAVFGGTMLLLYTASTLVHAFPQGKVKDLFEIMDHAAIYLFIAGTYTPIVLIVVGGVLGWTLFGTVWGLALFGVLFKAFFTKKFVVLSTLGYVAMGWLITFAFQDISANMPAAGIHLLIAGGIIYTLGSIFYVWRSFPFHHAVWHVFVLAGSIAHFLMMFYVLPLS, from the coding sequence ATGGGTACACATGTATTTTCGAAGCGGGAAGAGATTGCAAATGCCATTACTCATGGACTTGGCGTTTTATTAAGTGTTGCCGTAACTTCTATTTTGCTTGTGTTTGCTGTCTGGAAAGGAACAGCAGTTCATATCGTAAGTTTCGCTGTATTTGGCGGGACAATGCTTTTACTATATACGGCTTCAACGCTCGTGCACGCTTTTCCTCAAGGCAAAGTGAAAGATCTATTTGAGATTATGGATCATGCCGCTATCTATTTATTTATCGCAGGAACATATACACCGATTGTGCTGATTGTCGTAGGCGGTGTGTTAGGATGGACGTTGTTTGGCACCGTTTGGGGATTGGCACTATTCGGAGTTTTATTTAAAGCCTTTTTCACGAAAAAATTTGTTGTATTATCTACGCTCGGTTATGTTGCAATGGGCTGGCTGATCACATTTGCTTTTCAAGACATATCTGCTAATATGCCTGCAGCAGGAATTCACTTACTTATAGCCGGTGGAATTATTTACACGTTAGGCAGTATATTTTATGTATGGCGCAGCTTTCCGTTCCACCACGCCGTTTGGCACGTATTCGTATTAGCCGGAAGCATCGCACATTTCCTTATGATGTTTTATGTGTTGCCTCTTTCCTAG
- a CDS encoding Xaa-Pro peptidase family protein: protein MNEGRIQKVKNWLQQESHTFAFIHTTANVFYLSGLFTDPHERVLGVVVLPDGEPFMVCPGMERSQAKGAGWTYDIVGYSDSEDPWVKVQEALESRGVNSASSVAVEKETLPYARGEKLAGMFTGAKLVGAEELLNELRLIKEESELETLRKAAKLADYGVEVGVAALKEGVTEMEVLAKIEYELKKKGISQMSFSTMVLFGEKAGQPHGKPGLRKLQHGDFVLFDLGVVLDGYCSDITRTVAFGDLDEKRREIYDTVLQAQLKALEASKPGTRIGDLDVVARNHITEAGYGENFPHRIGHGLGIDVHEFPSMSDNNDGVLRAGMTYTIEPGIYIDDIGGVRIEDDVVVTENGYETLTKYPKELQIIK from the coding sequence ATGAACGAAGGACGTATTCAAAAGGTAAAGAACTGGCTGCAGCAAGAGAGTCATACATTTGCATTCATCCATACGACAGCAAACGTATTCTATTTGTCAGGACTATTTACAGATCCTCATGAACGTGTGTTAGGCGTTGTTGTACTTCCTGATGGTGAGCCATTTATGGTTTGTCCTGGAATGGAGCGCTCGCAAGCAAAAGGTGCCGGCTGGACATATGACATCGTTGGATACAGTGATTCTGAAGATCCTTGGGTAAAAGTGCAGGAGGCATTAGAAAGCCGCGGTGTAAATTCAGCTTCTTCTGTTGCCGTAGAAAAAGAAACACTTCCATATGCACGCGGAGAAAAGCTGGCTGGCATGTTTACGGGTGCTAAGTTAGTTGGAGCTGAAGAGCTGCTGAACGAACTCCGACTCATTAAAGAAGAGAGTGAGCTTGAAACGCTGCGTAAAGCGGCAAAGCTAGCCGATTATGGCGTTGAAGTAGGTGTTGCGGCGCTTAAAGAAGGCGTAACGGAGATGGAAGTACTCGCGAAAATCGAGTACGAACTGAAGAAAAAAGGCATCAGCCAAATGTCGTTCTCGACAATGGTGCTGTTTGGAGAGAAGGCTGGGCAGCCGCATGGTAAGCCTGGTTTAAGAAAGCTGCAGCATGGCGATTTTGTTCTTTTTGACTTAGGTGTAGTTTTAGATGGTTATTGCTCAGATATCACGCGTACTGTAGCATTTGGTGATCTGGATGAAAAACGTCGTGAAATTTACGATACGGTCCTTCAGGCGCAATTGAAAGCTCTTGAAGCTTCTAAACCAGGAACGCGTATCGGTGATCTTGATGTGGTTGCACGCAATCATATTACTGAAGCAGGTTACGGCGAAAACTTCCCGCATAGAATTGGACATGGCCTTGGTATCGATGTTCACGAATTCCCGTCTATGAGTGATAATAACGACGGTGTTTTGCGTGCAGGGATGACGTACACGATCGAGCCTGGCATCTATATCGATGACATCGGTGGCGTTCGAATTGAAGACGATGTAGTCGTAACAGAAAACGGATACGAAACATTGACGAAATACCCAAAAGAATTGCAGATTATTAAATAA
- a CDS encoding DUF6954 family protein, with the protein MKIVLRIVFGIAFLLVAFFGLGPVLFADGGAGERIVTLIVVFIMFILLYIIYKWAIKKSRD; encoded by the coding sequence ATGAAAATCGTACTGCGGATCGTTTTTGGTATTGCCTTTTTGCTGGTAGCTTTCTTCGGCCTCGGACCCGTGCTATTTGCAGATGGCGGAGCAGGAGAACGGATCGTGACATTAATTGTTGTTTTCATTATGTTTATTTTGTTGTACATCATTTATAAATGGGCGATAAAAAAGAGCAGAGATTAG